Proteins co-encoded in one Acidobacteriota bacterium genomic window:
- a CDS encoding 3-oxoacyl-ACP reductase FabG, which translates to MAEVSLRGKTALITGGSRGIGRAMALAFASKGCSVAVNFLHAKDEAAAIVDAIRQGDGRAMAVQADVSREEEVARLLDAVTHELGPVDLLVNNAGINPGKPLTELSLADWNETIQTNLTSAFLVSQAAVPGMRERRWGRLIFLSSVAAQTGGVIGPHYAASKAGMLGLMHSYASLLAKEGITSNAIAPALVETDMIRGKKSIRPEMIPVGRFGEVDEIARAAVFLATTGYVTGQTINLNGGWYMS; encoded by the coding sequence ATGGCTGAAGTGTCTCTCAGGGGAAAGACGGCGCTGATCACTGGAGGGTCGCGTGGCATTGGCCGGGCCATGGCGCTGGCGTTTGCCTCCAAAGGATGCTCGGTCGCCGTCAACTTTCTCCATGCCAAAGATGAGGCAGCGGCCATCGTCGACGCAATCCGCCAAGGCGATGGACGGGCCATGGCGGTGCAGGCTGACGTCTCCCGCGAAGAAGAGGTCGCGCGCCTGCTCGACGCGGTCACGCACGAGCTTGGCCCCGTCGATCTTCTGGTCAACAATGCTGGAATCAATCCTGGCAAGCCGCTCACTGAACTCAGCCTGGCGGACTGGAACGAGACGATCCAGACGAACCTTACCTCAGCGTTTCTCGTTTCACAGGCTGCAGTGCCGGGAATGCGCGAACGGCGATGGGGGCGGCTGATCTTTCTGTCATCGGTTGCGGCGCAGACCGGCGGCGTGATCGGCCCACACTATGCCGCAAGCAAGGCAGGAATGCTGGGGCTGATGCACAGCTATGCGAGCCTGCTTGCAAAGGAAGGCATTACGTCGAACGCGATCGCACCGGCGCTGGTCGAGACGGACATGATTCGCGGGAAAAAGTCCATTCGTCCCGAGATGATTCCGGTAGGACGCTTCGGCGAAGTGGACGAGATCGCGCGCGCGGCGGTTTTCCTGGCCACAACCGGGTACGTCACCGGTCAGACGATCAATCTGAACGGTGGATGGTACATGAGTTGA
- the tadA gene encoding tRNA adenosine(34) deaminase TadA: protein MTPQEQQAEYDIRMIRLAIAEARAAEASGEVPVGAVVIAHDGETVLGRGQNRVLRDSDPTAHAEIVALREAGRTLGNYRLLTAEGEGCTLYVTLEPCAMCASAILHARIARLVYAADDPKAGACGSVLEVMNHPQLNHRAEVSKGVLAEECSRILSNFFLVRRGKRPLDPHPMDAQDALCESDNAKQ, encoded by the coding sequence ATGACACCGCAAGAGCAACAGGCCGAGTACGACATCCGCATGATACGCCTCGCAATCGCTGAGGCCCGCGCGGCAGAAGCCTCAGGTGAGGTTCCGGTCGGTGCGGTCGTCATCGCACACGACGGCGAGACGGTGCTGGGGCGCGGACAGAACCGCGTTTTGCGCGACAGTGACCCAACCGCCCACGCCGAGATCGTCGCCTTGCGCGAGGCCGGACGCACGCTTGGCAACTACCGGCTGCTCACGGCAGAAGGCGAGGGCTGCACGCTCTATGTCACGCTCGAGCCTTGCGCCATGTGTGCCAGCGCCATCCTTCACGCGCGTATTGCGCGCCTTGTCTACGCGGCCGACGACCCAAAGGCAGGCGCCTGCGGCAGCGTGCTGGAAGTGATGAACCATCCGCAGCTCAATCATCGCGCCGAGGTCAGCAAGGGTGTGCTGGCCGAGGAGTGCAGCCGGATACTCAGCAACTTTTTCCTCGTCCGGCGCGGAAAGCGCCCGCTCGACCCGCACCCGATGGATGCGCAGGACGCCCTTTGCGAAAGCGACAACGCCAAGCAATAG
- a CDS encoding YjhG/YagF family D-xylonate dehydratase, producing the protein MNPSSHSSITVTDVLEGDTSQYEGVKTHAPGPEGVLPITPEMLLTQPSGNLFGLSQNAGMGWEPSRLRDPEFLILSTHGGVRAQDGTPIALGFHTGHWEVGLLVAEAAREFRNLHATPFAGACTDPCDGRTQGTAGMLDSLPYRNDAAMVLGRLMRSLPNRSGVLGVATCDKGLPAMMMALATSGPLPSILVPGGVTLLPDEGEDAGKVQTIGARYAQNQITLDYAAEVGCRACASPGGGCQFLGTAATSQVVAEALGLSLPHTALAPSGQPVWLDAAARSARAMIRMMQLGIGTQDVLTDAAIRNAMVLHAAFGGSTNLLIHIPAIAHAAGRRRPSVDDWTSINREVPRLVDALPNGPRNFATVQVFLAGGVPEVMLHLRRAGLLDTTAKTVTGGTLGENLNWWEQSERRRIMKKRLLDLDSIDADDVIMSPDSARQRGLTATVCFPSGNLAPEGSVIKSTAIDPSLVDETNTYRHIGPAKVFISEASAINAIKRGEIGKGDVIVLICGGPAGAGMQEIYQVTSALKSLPHCKHVAVLTDARFSGVSTGACLGHISPEALAGGPVGRLLDGDVIEIAIDRGALLGSVNLIGEGNRRFTAEEGARLLAARSARGDLAPHPELPAATRLWAALVQASGGVWGGCVYDTDAIVSRLQQNQPQQATIEDK; encoded by the coding sequence ATGAACCCGTCATCGCATAGCTCGATAACTGTAACCGATGTTCTCGAAGGCGACACTTCGCAGTACGAAGGCGTCAAGACCCATGCCCCCGGCCCTGAAGGCGTTCTTCCCATCACGCCAGAGATGCTGTTGACGCAACCTTCCGGCAACCTGTTCGGCCTGAGCCAGAACGCAGGCATGGGGTGGGAGCCATCGCGGCTGCGCGATCCGGAGTTTCTGATCCTCAGCACGCACGGCGGCGTACGCGCACAAGATGGAACGCCGATCGCACTGGGCTTTCATACCGGCCACTGGGAGGTTGGGTTGCTCGTCGCTGAGGCTGCGCGCGAGTTTCGCAACCTGCATGCAACTCCGTTCGCCGGAGCCTGCACCGATCCCTGCGACGGACGCACGCAGGGAACGGCCGGCATGCTCGACTCGCTTCCCTACCGCAATGATGCGGCGATGGTGCTGGGACGCCTGATGCGATCGCTGCCGAATCGCAGCGGCGTCCTCGGCGTTGCAACCTGCGACAAGGGGCTTCCCGCGATGATGATGGCCCTTGCTACCTCTGGCCCTCTTCCCAGCATCCTCGTTCCCGGCGGCGTCACGCTTCTGCCCGATGAGGGCGAGGACGCGGGCAAGGTGCAGACCATCGGCGCGCGCTATGCGCAGAACCAGATCACTCTCGATTACGCCGCTGAGGTGGGATGCCGAGCGTGTGCAAGCCCCGGTGGAGGCTGTCAGTTTCTTGGCACCGCTGCAACATCACAGGTGGTTGCCGAGGCGCTTGGTCTGTCGCTGCCGCACACAGCGCTTGCTCCATCGGGTCAGCCGGTGTGGCTCGACGCCGCTGCAAGGTCGGCGCGCGCAATGATCCGCATGATGCAGCTCGGGATTGGCACACAGGATGTATTGACCGATGCAGCGATTCGCAATGCGATGGTTCTTCATGCAGCCTTTGGAGGCTCTACCAATCTCCTGATTCACATTCCGGCAATTGCTCACGCCGCAGGCAGGCGACGGCCATCTGTAGACGACTGGACTTCCATCAATCGTGAGGTGCCACGGCTGGTCGATGCTCTGCCCAACGGCCCCAGGAATTTTGCGACGGTACAGGTCTTCCTCGCAGGAGGAGTTCCAGAGGTGATGCTGCACCTGCGGCGCGCTGGACTGCTCGATACAACTGCGAAGACGGTCACCGGCGGGACGCTCGGCGAAAATCTGAACTGGTGGGAGCAGAGCGAGCGCCGCCGCATCATGAAAAAGCGGTTGCTCGATCTCGACAGCATTGATGCCGACGATGTCATCATGTCGCCGGACAGTGCGCGGCAACGCGGACTCACCGCCACGGTCTGCTTCCCTTCCGGCAACCTTGCGCCTGAAGGCTCGGTCATCAAGAGCACGGCGATTGATCCATCGCTCGTCGACGAGACGAACACCTATCGCCACATCGGCCCTGCAAAGGTCTTCATCTCGGAGGCGTCCGCAATCAATGCCATTAAACGCGGCGAGATCGGCAAGGGCGATGTGATCGTCCTTATCTGCGGAGGCCCGGCAGGCGCGGGTATGCAGGAGATCTATCAGGTCACCTCTGCGTTGAAGAGCCTTCCGCACTGCAAGCATGTCGCGGTGCTTACCGATGCGCGGTTCAGCGGCGTTTCCACCGGGGCCTGCCTCGGGCACATCTCGCCCGAGGCGCTGGCGGGAGGACCGGTCGGCCGCTTGCTCGATGGTGATGTGATTGAGATCGCCATCGACCGCGGCGCGCTTCTCGGCTCCGTCAATCTCATCGGCGAAGGTAATCGGCGCTTCACCGCAGAAGAAGGAGCGCGGCTTCTTGCAGCGCGCTCGGCGCGGGGCGATCTGGCGCCGCACCCTGAGCTCCCCGCCGCAACTCGTTTGTGGGCTGCGCTGGTTCAAGCCAGCGGCGGAGTTTGGGGCGGGTGCGTCTACGACACCGATGCCATCGTGAGCCGTCTTCAGCAGAACCAACCGCAACAGGCAACTATCGAGGACAAGTAA
- a CDS encoding amidohydrolase family protein produces the protein MRTFACAFTLSAFVAASAYAQQKTVILHNASLVDGTGSAAQQHVDITLHKGYVESVRPAFKKAPKDIEIVDCTGKTVIPALISTHSHLGILLNNADSSPDAYTEENVTAALNQFERYGVTTIVSLGLNRDLVYELRDRQREGKLGGATVLTAGRGIGVPNGAPGLNVAPDQIYRPATPEEARKDVDELAGHHADLVKMWLDSGRGKIPAMQPAIYTAIIEEAHKHRLKVASHVYALADARSLVNANIDILAHSVRDQPVDAAFAQSLIQHKIWYIPTLALDEAFYLYATNPEAMQSNFFKQAAGTQLLAKLTASDYAEKTIASAQTEQAKKDHEIAVKNFKALFDAGVSIAFGTDSGAVMGRIPGFSEHRELEDLVAAGLTPLQAIAIATGENGRLIHELNPHLSVGLIKSDYQADLIILSADPLMDIRNTRRIEAVYHHGVPVPNPPPQN, from the coding sequence ATGCGAACCTTCGCTTGTGCCTTCACACTCTCTGCCTTTGTTGCAGCCAGCGCCTACGCCCAGCAAAAAACCGTCATCCTCCACAACGCCTCGCTTGTCGACGGTACAGGCTCAGCCGCTCAACAACACGTCGATATCACTCTGCACAAGGGATATGTCGAAAGCGTCAGACCAGCCTTCAAAAAAGCGCCTAAAGATATTGAGATCGTCGATTGCACCGGCAAGACCGTCATCCCTGCCCTTATCAGCACGCACTCGCACCTCGGCATTCTTCTGAACAATGCGGACTCATCGCCCGATGCGTATACGGAAGAGAACGTTACCGCCGCGCTCAACCAGTTTGAGCGTTATGGCGTAACCACCATCGTCAGCCTTGGCCTCAATCGCGATCTCGTCTACGAGCTTCGCGACAGGCAGCGTGAAGGCAAGCTGGGCGGAGCGACCGTCCTCACCGCGGGTCGCGGCATAGGCGTCCCCAACGGCGCGCCGGGGCTCAACGTAGCCCCCGACCAGATCTATCGCCCCGCAACTCCCGAAGAAGCTCGCAAGGACGTCGATGAGTTGGCCGGACACCACGCCGATCTCGTCAAAATGTGGCTCGACAGTGGCCGCGGCAAGATTCCGGCCATGCAGCCTGCCATCTACACCGCCATCATCGAAGAGGCGCACAAGCATCGCCTGAAGGTCGCGTCGCATGTCTACGCTCTAGCCGACGCGCGCAGCCTGGTGAACGCCAACATCGACATCCTCGCCCACTCCGTGCGCGATCAACCTGTCGACGCTGCGTTTGCTCAATCGCTGATCCAACACAAGATCTGGTACATCCCAACTCTGGCCCTCGACGAGGCTTTTTATCTCTACGCCACAAACCCCGAAGCGATGCAATCCAACTTCTTCAAACAGGCGGCCGGAACACAACTGCTGGCGAAGCTCACGGCATCCGACTATGCGGAAAAGACCATCGCTTCAGCCCAGACCGAGCAGGCAAAGAAGGACCACGAGATCGCTGTGAAGAACTTCAAAGCACTCTTCGACGCTGGCGTCTCCATCGCCTTCGGCACCGACTCTGGTGCAGTTATGGGCCGAATCCCCGGCTTCAGCGAACACCGCGAACTCGAAGACCTCGTCGCCGCTGGACTCACTCCATTGCAGGCCATCGCTATCGCAACAGGCGAAAACGGCCGCCTCATTCATGAGCTGAACCCGCACCTCAGCGTGGGTCTCATCAAGTCGGACTACCAGGCCGACCTCATCATTCTCTCCGCCGATCCGCTGATGGACATTCGCAACACGCGGCGCATTGAAGCTGTCTACCATCATGGCGTGCCGGTTCCCAACCCGCCGCCGCAGAACTGA
- a CDS encoding agmatine deiminase family protein gives MTASDTTPRDQNFRMPAEWAPHSGTWIAWPHNAEDWPGKFQPIPWVYAEIVRHLSCCEDVHILVNNDTAEKRARHTLLRAGANMARLHFHAWQTDRVWLRDSGPIFVKNPRGDLAITNWRFNAWAKYDNYQRDDQIPRHVAKLYGMTEFQPKVEVDGKPHRLVLEGGSIDTNGAGILLTTEECLLSDVQQRNPGVSKEQLERAFHDYLGIDQTIWLHRGAAGDDTHGHVDDISRFVDENTILTCVEPTIHDENHLPLAENLDRLRSARNLEEKPFKIVELPMPAPVVFDGQRLPASYANFYIANDLVLVPTFNDPNDRHALNIIAGCFPDRKITGIHCTDFIWGLGALHCMTQQEPA, from the coding sequence ATGACCGCCAGCGACACGACACCACGCGACCAGAACTTCCGTATGCCCGCCGAGTGGGCCCCCCACTCCGGCACCTGGATCGCCTGGCCGCACAATGCCGAAGACTGGCCCGGAAAGTTCCAGCCCATCCCCTGGGTCTACGCCGAGATCGTTCGTCATCTCTCCTGCTGCGAAGACGTCCACATCCTCGTCAACAACGACACTGCCGAAAAGCGCGCGCGGCACACCCTTCTTCGTGCAGGCGCCAACATGGCGCGGCTTCACTTTCACGCCTGGCAGACTGATCGCGTATGGCTGCGCGACTCAGGGCCTATCTTCGTCAAGAACCCCAGGGGTGACCTTGCCATCACCAACTGGCGCTTCAATGCCTGGGCCAAATACGACAACTACCAGCGCGACGACCAGATTCCCCGCCACGTCGCAAAGCTCTACGGTATGACCGAGTTTCAGCCCAAGGTTGAAGTTGACGGCAAACCGCACCGCCTCGTCCTCGAAGGCGGATCTATCGACACCAATGGCGCGGGTATCCTGCTCACCACGGAAGAGTGCCTGCTCTCCGATGTGCAACAGCGCAATCCCGGCGTCTCCAAGGAGCAACTGGAACGGGCCTTTCACGACTACCTCGGCATCGATCAGACCATCTGGCTCCATCGCGGCGCCGCCGGCGACGACACCCACGGCCACGTCGACGACATCAGCCGCTTCGTGGACGAGAACACCATCCTCACCTGCGTCGAACCTACGATCCACGACGAAAACCACCTTCCGCTGGCCGAGAACCTCGACCGCCTGCGCTCTGCCCGCAACCTGGAAGAAAAGCCGTTCAAGATCGTCGAACTGCCGATGCCCGCACCCGTCGTCTTCGACGGCCAGCGCCTGCCGGCCAGCTACGCGAACTTCTACATCGCCAACGACCTGGTGCTTGTTCCCACCTTCAACGATCCCAACGACCGGCACGCTTTGAACATCATCGCCGGCTGCTTTCCTGACCGTAAGATCACAGGAATTCATTGCACCGACTTCATCTGGGGGCTGGGCGCGCTACACTGCATGACGCAACAGGAGCCTGCGTAA
- a CDS encoding SMP-30/gluconolactonase/LRE family protein, whose amino-acid sequence MRTGNAVAAGVFCLLALSTGCKRPAQTETPISPAHVSQIERLDPSLDALIDSNSTWHLIANGFTWVEGPVWIAPGTLMFADIPSNSIREVGADGKVSLWLQPSGYRGTEPYGGKEPGTNGMTLDSKGRLTVAGHAARNIMRFETMDPHGAVTILADSYQGKPLNSPNDLVYGRDGSLYFTDPPYGLRTQSDTDPEKKLKVNGVYRIPGAVNVKPGAAPERSKLQLVISDLPRPNGIAFSPDYKWLYIADSGAKKWMRYTVKKDGTLEAGTLFLDASGDHRPGGPDGMKVDIHGNLYSSGPGGIWIISPEGKHLGTILTPKNASNVAWGGDDAMTLYATVTDSVYSIRLKVPGFRP is encoded by the coding sequence ATGCGTACAGGCAATGCAGTTGCAGCAGGTGTCTTTTGTCTTCTCGCTCTATCAACAGGGTGTAAACGACCTGCGCAGACTGAAACGCCAATCTCGCCTGCACATGTCTCTCAGATCGAACGGCTGGACCCATCGCTGGACGCTTTGATCGACAGCAACAGCACATGGCACCTTATAGCGAACGGCTTTACGTGGGTGGAAGGCCCTGTCTGGATCGCTCCTGGCACGCTGATGTTTGCCGACATTCCAAGCAACAGCATCCGAGAGGTGGGCGCCGACGGCAAGGTCAGCCTATGGCTGCAACCCAGCGGGTATCGCGGAACCGAGCCTTACGGCGGCAAGGAGCCGGGAACGAACGGCATGACGCTCGACAGCAAGGGCCGGCTGACGGTCGCAGGGCACGCCGCGCGAAACATCATGCGGTTTGAGACGATGGACCCGCACGGCGCGGTGACAATTCTGGCCGACAGCTACCAGGGCAAACCGCTGAACAGCCCGAACGATCTCGTCTACGGGCGCGACGGCTCGCTATACTTCACCGATCCTCCGTATGGCCTGCGGACACAATCGGATACCGACCCGGAGAAGAAGCTGAAGGTCAACGGCGTCTATCGCATTCCCGGCGCCGTCAATGTAAAGCCGGGGGCCGCCCCCGAGCGGAGTAAGCTGCAACTGGTCATTAGCGACCTGCCGCGCCCCAACGGTATTGCGTTCTCACCAGATTACAAATGGCTTTATATTGCCGACTCGGGAGCGAAGAAGTGGATGCGCTATACCGTCAAAAAAGACGGAACACTCGAGGCCGGCACACTATTTCTTGACGCATCGGGCGACCATCGTCCCGGCGGCCCCGATGGCATGAAGGTGGACATCCACGGCAATCTCTACTCTTCGGGACCGGGCGGTATCTGGATCATCTCGCCCGAGGGCAAGCACCTTGGAACGATCCTCACGCCGAAGAACGCCTCGAATGTCGCGTGGGGAGGCGATGATGCGATGACTCTCTACGCAACCGTTACCGATTCGGTCTATAGCATTCGCTTGAAGGTTCCGGGATTTCGCCCCTGA
- a CDS encoding fumarylacetoacetate hydrolase family protein: MRLYRTTSGSIVEDKGNYFLLEAADWDELISSPDIYQRAQSALAGKAVQQPAGTAILAPVGSQEVWAAGVTYYRSRNARMEESKDAGGGTFYDRVYVADRPELFYKSSGNRVVGPGANVRIRKDATWSVPEPELTLFISSTGVITGYTIGNDMSSRDIEGENPLYLPQAKVYDGSCAIGPAILLSSEPLPRSTGIQIEIVRSGKTAFSGDTSLAELKREPKLLAEYLFRENSFPAGAFLMTGTGIVPGDDFTLVVGDLVKISIDGIGTLENPVT; encoded by the coding sequence ATGCGACTCTACCGCACGACATCCGGCTCTATCGTCGAGGACAAAGGCAACTACTTTCTGCTCGAAGCGGCGGACTGGGACGAGCTGATCTCCAGCCCCGATATCTACCAACGCGCGCAGTCTGCGCTTGCCGGTAAAGCCGTGCAACAGCCCGCCGGAACTGCGATCCTCGCGCCTGTCGGCAGCCAGGAGGTGTGGGCCGCTGGAGTGACCTATTACAGAAGCCGCAATGCGCGCATGGAGGAGTCAAAAGACGCAGGTGGGGGCACCTTCTACGATCGCGTCTACGTCGCTGACAGGCCCGAGCTCTTCTACAAGTCCAGCGGCAATCGCGTCGTTGGCCCTGGAGCAAATGTACGCATCCGCAAGGATGCAACGTGGTCCGTCCCTGAACCAGAGTTGACGCTATTCATAAGTTCGACAGGAGTCATCACCGGCTACACCATCGGCAACGACATGAGCTCGCGCGATATCGAAGGCGAGAACCCGCTCTATCTGCCACAAGCGAAGGTCTACGACGGAAGTTGCGCGATTGGCCCGGCGATCCTGCTAAGCTCCGAGCCTCTTCCGCGCTCGACCGGCATTCAGATCGAGATCGTTCGCAGCGGGAAAACAGCCTTCAGCGGAGACACCTCTCTTGCCGAGTTGAAGCGCGAACCGAAGCTGCTCGCCGAATATCTCTTCCGCGAAAATAGCTTTCCTGCGGGAGCGTTCCTGATGACGGGCACCGGCATCGTTCCCGGCGATGACTTCACGCTTGTTGTTGGCGACCTCGTAAAGATAAGCATCGACGGAATCGGAACACTTGAGAATCCGGTGACCTGA
- a CDS encoding MFS transporter gives MKVTSRNPDALSHEALSSDAEQDIARNLRRRWFYLIPAVFITYSLAYLDRANYGFGAAAGLAATLHITGAQTSLLGALFFLGYFTFQIPGARIAGRGSARWLIFFALVTWGSLAALTGVIREFWLLALDRFLLGVAESVIFPTMLVLLTRWFTREERSRANSVFILGNPITVLWMSAITGYLIQAYGWQMTFILEGIPTVLWAPVWIATVRDRPSEARWLSASAAEALEEVLTREQAAMEPVKSMRKALIRGDVILLSIQYFCWSLGLYGFVLWLPTIIRSGGSMTMGQTGLLAAIPYVVAIILMMAVSYISDKTLRREPLVWPFLLASGLGMLGSFLFADNSFIAAFVCLVISGGCMYAPYGPFWAIVPERLPRNVTAEVLAVINSFGALGGFAGSYLVGLLQAVTGSSRAGFLLMSSSLIFSSLLILLLPKPKPAHSGANEPVIA, from the coding sequence ATGAAGGTTACTTCGCGCAATCCCGATGCACTCTCACACGAGGCTCTCTCCTCGGACGCTGAGCAGGACATTGCGCGGAACCTGAGGCGGCGCTGGTTCTACCTGATACCCGCTGTCTTCATCACCTACAGCCTGGCATATCTCGATCGCGCCAACTATGGCTTCGGGGCTGCGGCGGGGTTGGCCGCTACACTCCACATCACCGGCGCGCAGACTTCACTGCTGGGTGCGCTCTTCTTCCTCGGCTACTTCACGTTTCAGATACCGGGCGCGAGAATCGCAGGAAGAGGCAGCGCACGCTGGCTCATCTTCTTTGCGCTTGTTACGTGGGGATCGCTGGCGGCCCTGACAGGAGTCATCCGCGAGTTCTGGCTGCTCGCGCTGGACAGGTTTCTCCTCGGCGTTGCGGAGAGTGTCATCTTTCCGACAATGCTGGTCCTGCTTACGCGCTGGTTTACGCGCGAGGAACGCTCCCGCGCCAACTCGGTCTTCATCCTTGGCAACCCGATCACAGTGCTTTGGATGTCGGCCATCACCGGCTATCTCATTCAGGCTTACGGCTGGCAGATGACGTTCATCCTCGAGGGGATTCCAACGGTGCTGTGGGCCCCGGTGTGGATCGCCACGGTTCGCGACCGGCCGTCCGAGGCTCGATGGCTCAGCGCATCGGCGGCTGAGGCGCTCGAAGAAGTGCTCACGCGCGAACAGGCTGCGATGGAGCCGGTAAAGTCGATGCGAAAGGCGCTGATCCGCGGAGACGTCATTCTGCTATCGATCCAGTATTTCTGCTGGAGCCTGGGACTTTATGGCTTTGTGCTCTGGCTGCCGACAATCATCCGGAGTGGCGGCTCGATGACCATGGGGCAGACGGGCCTGCTTGCCGCGATTCCCTATGTCGTCGCCATTATCTTGATGATGGCCGTCTCCTACATTTCGGATAAAACGCTGCGTAGGGAGCCCCTGGTATGGCCGTTCCTTCTTGCCTCCGGTCTGGGGATGCTTGGCTCATTTCTGTTTGCAGACAACAGCTTTATTGCCGCCTTTGTGTGTCTCGTCATCTCCGGGGGCTGCATGTATGCGCCTTATGGCCCCTTCTGGGCTATCGTTCCGGAGCGTCTGCCGCGCAATGTCACGGCTGAAGTTCTCGCCGTGATCAATAGCTTCGGCGCGCTGGGCGGCTTTGCCGGGAGCTATCTTGTCGGGCTCTTGCAGGCGGTTACCGGAAGCTCACGCGCAGGCTTTCTGCTTATGTCTTCTTCATTGATATTCTCTTCCCTGCTGATACTTCTATTGCCTAAACCTAAGCCCGCGCACTCCGGAGCCAATGAACCCGTCATCGCATAG
- a CDS encoding sugar MFS transporter, producing MAIGVSTTTGTTHTGPQKTDIRAMSIATMLFFMWGFLTCLNDILIPHLKSIFELNYAQAMLVQFCFFSSYFIFAVPSGKLVEWRGYKGTMVIGLLVMAVGAFLFLPASAAASFGLFLSALIILAAGITSLQVAANPYVAHLGPPETGAARLNLSQAFNSLGTAVAPIFGGALILSTTQVTPEKLKSFSATALQAYRAEQASSVRLPYVGIGLTLVLLAIALALVKLPPMDFTRDIRPGELDSSAGGDSIWKHPILLAAAVGIFVYVGAEVSIGSFLVNYFGLPDIGALPEQAAAKYVAVYWTGAMIGRFIGSALLTKLRTSTVLGSAAVVAFLLVVTSILTHGHTAMWSILAVGLFNSVMFPSIFTVGLTGLGQLTSKGSSLMVAAIVGGALIPLAEGHLADAIGVQHAFVIPAVCYIYIALFGYFGGRRAEQEVEAGAV from the coding sequence ATGGCGATTGGAGTTTCGACCACCACCGGCACCACGCATACTGGGCCGCAGAAGACAGATATTCGCGCAATGAGCATCGCCACGATGCTCTTCTTCATGTGGGGCTTTCTCACCTGCCTGAACGACATCCTGATCCCGCACCTGAAGAGCATCTTCGAGCTGAACTACGCGCAGGCGATGCTGGTGCAGTTCTGCTTCTTCTCTTCGTACTTCATCTTTGCCGTGCCTTCAGGAAAGCTGGTGGAGTGGCGCGGGTATAAGGGAACGATGGTGATCGGCCTGCTGGTGATGGCCGTTGGAGCATTTCTGTTTCTTCCGGCCTCTGCCGCCGCTTCGTTCGGGCTGTTTCTCTCGGCGCTCATTATTCTTGCTGCTGGTATTACCAGTCTGCAGGTAGCTGCAAACCCTTATGTGGCCCACCTTGGTCCTCCGGAGACCGGAGCGGCGAGACTGAATCTTTCGCAGGCGTTCAACTCTCTGGGGACGGCTGTTGCACCGATCTTCGGTGGCGCGTTGATCCTGAGCACGACGCAGGTTACGCCTGAGAAGCTGAAGTCATTTTCTGCAACCGCTCTGCAGGCTTATCGGGCAGAGCAAGCCTCTTCCGTCAGGCTGCCTTACGTTGGGATCGGCCTGACGCTGGTGCTGCTGGCGATTGCTCTGGCGCTGGTGAAGCTGCCGCCGATGGATTTCACGCGCGACATTCGCCCCGGCGAGTTGGATTCGAGCGCGGGCGGCGATTCCATCTGGAAGCATCCCATCTTGCTGGCGGCCGCTGTGGGGATCTTTGTTTATGTCGGTGCCGAGGTCTCGATCGGCAGTTTTCTGGTGAACTACTTTGGCCTGCCCGATATCGGCGCACTGCCGGAGCAGGCCGCTGCAAAGTATGTTGCCGTGTACTGGACCGGCGCCATGATCGGGCGATTTATCGGATCGGCGCTGCTCACAAAGCTCAGAACGAGTACCGTGCTGGGTTCGGCGGCGGTCGTTGCCTTTCTGCTGGTGGTCACCTCGATCCTGACGCATGGACACACTGCCATGTGGTCGATCCTTGCGGTGGGGCTGTTCAACTCGGTCATGTTCCCAAGCATCTTCACTGTTGGCCTGACGGGGCTGGGACAGTTGACGAGCAAAGGCTCCAGCCTGATGGTTGCGGCAATCGTCGGCGGCGCGCTGATTCCGCTGGCGGAAGGCCATTTGGCCGATGCAATAGGAGTGCAGCACGCATTTGTGATTCCCGCCGTCTGCTATATCTACATCGCGTTGTTCGGCTACTTCGGCGGACGCAGGGCAGAACAGGAAGTGGAAGCAGGTGCCGTCTGA